The following proteins come from a genomic window of Corynebacterium hansenii:
- a CDS encoding long-chain-fatty-acid--CoA ligase, translated as MSASANRTWLEHYPEWTTPHLDYGDTTLIDVYDRTIDRHPDRTALRFFGRGWTYAEFDEQVRRAAAGLRALGVRRGDHVALVLPNCPQHVIAYWAVLRLGAIVIEHNPLYTAHELRHPFKDHGARVAICWDKTVPVLEELRRETPLETIIGVDMRRDLPWLMRTALKLPLPALKASRDKLHSPAPQVMGFDAVLGDGVGGDGRDIVSPTDIGVDDVAVIMYTSGTTGTPKGAQLKHRGLVANILMGEAWVPGLGEEKETVLGVLPLFHAYGLTIVNNLAMLIGAELVLVPAPEMDLIMKVMKNHRPTWVPGVPTLYEKIIATAEEKNIDITGVKYSFCGAATLPVSTVEKWERLTGGRLVEGYGLTETSPIIVGNPMDGNRRPGYVGIPFPDTDVAVVDPENPTEYVPDGSEGEVIVRGPQIFAGYLNRPEETEASFTDGPDGAAGGRWYRTGDVGVMEADGFLRLVARIKEVIITGGFNVYPAEVEEVLLEHPDIVDATVVGLPKEDGSELVVAAVALGDYANLDVQAYRAHARENLTGYKVPRAFFHLDEMPRDQMGKVRRRDVRDVLLKQLEDSGQTVDSLAPRKR; from the coding sequence ATGAGCGCATCGGCCAACAGGACCTGGCTCGAGCATTACCCGGAATGGACCACGCCCCATCTCGATTACGGGGACACCACCCTCATCGACGTCTACGACCGGACCATCGACCGCCACCCGGACCGCACCGCGCTCCGGTTCTTCGGCCGGGGCTGGACGTACGCCGAGTTCGACGAGCAGGTGCGCCGCGCCGCCGCCGGCCTGCGGGCCCTCGGCGTGCGCCGCGGCGACCACGTCGCGCTGGTGCTGCCCAACTGCCCCCAGCACGTCATCGCCTACTGGGCGGTGCTGCGCCTGGGCGCGATCGTCATCGAGCACAACCCCCTCTACACCGCCCACGAACTGCGCCACCCCTTCAAGGACCACGGCGCCCGCGTGGCCATCTGCTGGGACAAGACCGTCCCCGTGCTCGAGGAACTGCGCCGCGAAACCCCGCTGGAGACGATCATCGGCGTGGACATGCGCCGCGACCTGCCCTGGCTCATGCGCACCGCCCTGAAGCTGCCGCTGCCCGCCCTCAAGGCCTCCCGCGACAAGCTCCACTCCCCCGCGCCGCAGGTGATGGGATTCGACGCCGTGCTCGGCGACGGCGTCGGCGGCGACGGGCGCGACATCGTCTCCCCCACCGACATCGGCGTCGACGACGTCGCCGTGATCATGTACACCTCCGGCACCACCGGCACTCCGAAGGGCGCGCAGCTCAAGCACCGCGGGCTGGTGGCCAACATCCTCATGGGCGAAGCATGGGTGCCCGGGCTCGGCGAGGAGAAGGAAACCGTCCTCGGCGTGCTCCCCCTCTTCCACGCCTACGGCCTGACCATCGTCAACAACCTGGCCATGCTCATCGGCGCCGAACTCGTCCTGGTCCCGGCGCCCGAGATGGATCTGATCATGAAGGTGATGAAGAACCACCGGCCGACGTGGGTGCCCGGCGTGCCGACGCTCTACGAGAAGATCATCGCCACCGCCGAAGAGAAGAACATCGACATCACCGGCGTGAAGTACTCGTTCTGCGGCGCCGCGACGCTGCCGGTGTCGACCGTCGAGAAGTGGGAGCGCCTCACCGGCGGCCGCCTGGTGGAGGGGTACGGCCTGACCGAAACGTCGCCGATCATCGTCGGCAATCCGATGGACGGCAACCGCCGCCCCGGCTACGTGGGCATCCCGTTCCCGGACACCGACGTCGCCGTCGTCGACCCCGAGAACCCCACCGAATACGTCCCGGACGGCTCGGAGGGCGAGGTCATCGTCCGCGGCCCGCAGATCTTCGCCGGCTACCTCAACCGGCCCGAGGAGACCGAGGCGTCCTTCACCGACGGGCCCGACGGCGCGGCGGGCGGCCGCTGGTACCGCACCGGCGACGTCGGCGTGATGGAGGCCGACGGCTTCCTGCGCCTGGTGGCGCGCATCAAGGAGGTCATCATCACCGGCGGCTTCAACGTCTACCCCGCCGAAGTTGAGGAGGTCCTGCTGGAGCACCCCGACATCGTCGACGCGACGGTCGTGGGCCTGCCCAAGGAGGACGGCTCCGAGCTCGTCGTTGCCGCCGTGGCCCTGGGCGACTACGCGAACCTGGATGTCCAGGCCTACCGCGCCCACGCCCGCGAGAACCTGACCGGCTACAAGGTGCCGCGGGCGTTCTTCCACCTGGATGAAATGCCGCGCGACCAGATGGGCAAGGTCCGACGCCGCGACGTGCGCGACGTTCTTCTGAAGCAGCTCGAGGACTCCGGCCAGACGGTCGACTCGCTGGCGCCGCGAAAGCGCTGA
- the mshA gene encoding D-inositol-3-phosphate glycosyltransferase, with protein MNGHNEAHAGHRPERVAVISMHTSPLEQPGTGDAGGMNVYVLRTCRELASRGVAVDVFTRATRPSQGEIVEVAPNLRVINVVAGPYEGLSKSELPTQLAAFTGGVIAFARCHGLRYCVVHSHYWLSGQVGWLLRDLWRVPLVHTAHTLAAVKNLHLAEGDSPEPESRRICEQQIADNADVMVVNTDEEKDNLTRHYDADASRIEVIPPGVDVHRYSPGSDRATERCRRELGIPLQAKVVLFVGRLQRLKGPQVLLRAVAELVSRRPRRNLKVIICGGPSGTGLDRPDEFLELADELELGDVVRFLLPRPPEELVSLYRAADVVAVPSYNESFGLVAMEAQATGTPVVAARVGGLPIAVSDGETGVLVDGHGPERWADALEELLDDDDRRIAMASAAPAHAACFAWERTVDKLLSVYDRALSGLDDDDCGPREAEGSR; from the coding sequence ATGAACGGCCATAACGAGGCGCACGCCGGGCATCGCCCCGAGCGGGTCGCGGTCATCTCCATGCACACCTCGCCGCTGGAGCAGCCGGGCACCGGCGACGCCGGCGGCATGAACGTCTACGTGCTGCGCACCTGCCGGGAGCTCGCCTCGCGCGGCGTCGCGGTCGACGTCTTCACCCGCGCCACGCGCCCCAGCCAGGGCGAAATCGTGGAGGTCGCGCCGAACCTGCGCGTCATCAACGTCGTCGCCGGCCCGTACGAGGGCCTGTCCAAGTCGGAGCTGCCGACGCAGCTGGCCGCGTTCACCGGCGGGGTGATCGCCTTCGCCCGCTGCCACGGCCTGCGCTACTGCGTCGTCCATTCCCATTACTGGCTGTCGGGCCAGGTCGGGTGGCTGCTGCGGGATCTGTGGCGCGTGCCTCTGGTGCACACCGCGCACACCCTGGCGGCGGTGAAGAACCTCCACCTCGCCGAGGGCGATTCCCCCGAGCCGGAGTCCCGCCGCATCTGCGAGCAGCAGATCGCGGACAACGCCGACGTCATGGTGGTCAACACCGACGAGGAGAAGGACAATCTCACCCGGCATTACGACGCCGACGCCTCCCGCATCGAGGTCATCCCGCCGGGCGTGGACGTGCACCGCTACAGCCCCGGCAGCGACCGCGCGACCGAGCGCTGCCGCCGCGAGCTGGGCATTCCGCTGCAGGCGAAGGTGGTGCTCTTCGTCGGCAGGCTGCAGAGGCTCAAGGGCCCCCAGGTGCTGCTGCGCGCCGTCGCGGAACTGGTGTCGCGCCGGCCGCGCCGCAACCTCAAGGTCATCATCTGCGGAGGCCCGTCGGGCACGGGCCTGGACCGCCCCGACGAATTCCTCGAGCTCGCCGACGAACTTGAGCTCGGCGACGTCGTCCGCTTCCTGCTGCCGCGGCCGCCCGAGGAACTGGTCAGCCTGTACCGCGCGGCGGACGTCGTCGCGGTGCCCAGCTACAACGAGTCCTTCGGCCTGGTGGCCATGGAGGCGCAGGCGACGGGCACCCCGGTCGTCGCCGCACGTGTGGGCGGCCTGCCCATCGCGGTCTCGGACGGGGAGACCGGCGTCCTCGTGGACGGCCACGGCCCCGAGCGCTGGGCCGATGCGCTGGAGGAACTGCTCGACGACGATGACCGCCGCATCGCCATGGCGTCGGCCGCGCCCGCCCATGCGGCGTGCTTCGCGTGGGAACGGACCGTCGACAAGCTGCTTTCCGTTTACGATCGGGCCTTGTCCGGGCTCGACGACGACGATTGCGGCCCGCGCGAAGCCGAAGGGAGCCGATGA
- a CDS encoding YbjN domain-containing protein: MDDAGQNGPTTGGNGAEAAAPGGGLAALTAQLDRMGVEHKTAEGSAIVVLPGTRKLKTVCLLTPAPDSLRIEAFVCRNPEENHAGVHEWLLQRNRRLFGIAYTVDAQGDIYLVGQLPPSLADDDLDRVLGQVLEASDGDFNKILERGFSTSIKREWEWRVDRGESLANLEQFRHLTGGS, translated from the coding sequence ATGGACGATGCCGGGCAGAATGGGCCGACGACCGGAGGAAACGGGGCGGAGGCGGCCGCGCCGGGCGGGGGACTGGCGGCGCTGACTGCCCAGCTCGACCGCATGGGCGTCGAGCACAAGACCGCCGAGGGGTCGGCGATCGTGGTGCTGCCGGGCACCCGCAAGCTCAAGACGGTGTGCCTGCTCACGCCCGCGCCGGACTCCCTGCGCATCGAGGCGTTCGTGTGCCGCAACCCCGAGGAGAACCACGCCGGCGTCCACGAATGGCTGCTGCAGCGCAATCGCCGCCTGTTCGGCATCGCGTACACGGTCGACGCCCAGGGCGACATTTATCTGGTGGGGCAGCTTCCCCCCTCGCTTGCCGACGACGACCTCGACCGCGTGCTCGGCCAGGTGCTCGAGGCGTCCGACGGGGACTTCAACAAGATCCTCGAACGCGGCTTCTCCACGTCGATCAAGCGGGAATGGGAATGGCGCGTCGACCGCGGCGAGTCGCTGGCCAATCTGGAGCAATTCCGCCACCTGACCGGCGGGTCCTGA
- a CDS encoding phosphoglyceromutase, with the protein MSNGKLVLVRHGQSEWNASNQFTGWYDVALTDKGRAEAVRAGEMMVEAGLEPTILYTSLLRRAINTAHIALDVADRLWIPVVRDWRLNERHYGALQGLNKAETKEKYGDEQFMTWRRSYDTPPPELADDSPYSQANDPRYAHVENPPKTECLKDVRERMIPYFEAEILPRLKNGETVMLAAHGNTLRAMLMYLDGITPEDIAEVNVPTGIPLVYEIDADGKVLNPGGTYLDPEAAAAGAAAVANQGNK; encoded by the coding sequence ATGAGCAACGGAAAACTTGTCCTCGTCCGCCATGGCCAGAGTGAGTGGAACGCGTCGAACCAGTTCACCGGCTGGTATGACGTCGCCCTGACCGACAAGGGCCGCGCGGAAGCCGTTCGCGCGGGCGAGATGATGGTCGAGGCCGGCCTGGAGCCGACCATCCTGTACACGTCGCTGCTGCGCCGCGCCATCAACACCGCCCACATTGCCCTCGACGTGGCGGACCGCCTGTGGATCCCGGTCGTGCGCGACTGGCGCCTCAACGAGCGCCACTACGGCGCCCTGCAGGGCCTGAACAAGGCCGAGACCAAGGAGAAGTACGGTGACGAGCAGTTCATGACGTGGCGCCGCTCCTACGACACCCCGCCGCCGGAGCTCGCCGACGATTCGCCGTACTCGCAGGCCAACGACCCGCGCTACGCGCACGTGGAGAACCCGCCGAAGACGGAGTGCCTCAAGGACGTCCGCGAGCGCATGATCCCGTACTTCGAGGCCGAGATCCTGCCGCGCCTGAAGAACGGCGAGACCGTCATGCTCGCCGCGCACGGCAACACCCTGCGCGCCATGCTCATGTACCTGGACGGCATCACCCCGGAGGACATCGCCGAGGTCAACGTCCCGACCGGCATCCCGCTGGTCTACGAGATCGACGCCGACGGCAAGGTCCTGAACCCGGGCGGCACCTACTTGGACCCGGAGGCCGCCGCGGCCGGCGCCGCCGCCGTGGCCAACCAGGGCAACAAGTAA
- a CDS encoding sensor histidine kinase, whose translation MTSTILAALVGAAVMAAVLIGGGAVAGVVKSVSRKRSGAEERVTTIAQVLHLAIQGSPTGVVVVDISRDVLLSNPQAHQLGLMHERVLHDLGWEAALRVFDTQEEQELNLVIPARRAGAPDKSVRCLVSPLTMSDDRFVVLYATDESELVRMEAARRDFVANVSHELKTPVGAMSLLVEALAEAKGDPEAVEHFSESLTREAKRLSMMITELISLSKLQGAEALPDMEPLPVDEIIDAAVRRTKILADQAGITVGTDCEDGLMVMGDRSLLITAVSNLITNAVNYSPEQTPVSVSVKLTDGDTVAIRVTDRGIGISLADQERIFERFFRVDKARSRSTGGTGLGLAIVKHVVANHKGAIKIWSRPGTGSTFTLELPALKKEG comes from the coding sequence GTGACATCTACCATCCTCGCGGCTCTAGTGGGCGCGGCCGTCATGGCCGCGGTACTCATCGGCGGTGGTGCCGTGGCAGGTGTGGTCAAGTCGGTGTCCCGCAAGCGTTCCGGGGCGGAGGAGCGCGTCACCACCATCGCGCAGGTCCTGCACCTGGCCATCCAGGGCTCGCCCACCGGCGTGGTGGTCGTCGACATTTCGCGCGACGTGCTGCTGTCCAACCCCCAGGCCCACCAGCTGGGCCTGATGCACGAGCGCGTGCTGCACGATCTCGGCTGGGAGGCCGCGCTCCGCGTGTTCGACACCCAGGAGGAGCAGGAGCTCAACCTGGTCATCCCCGCCCGCCGCGCCGGCGCGCCCGACAAGTCCGTCCGGTGTCTGGTCAGCCCCCTGACCATGTCCGACGACAGGTTCGTGGTGCTCTACGCCACCGACGAGTCGGAGCTGGTCCGCATGGAGGCCGCGCGCCGCGACTTCGTGGCCAACGTGTCGCACGAGCTGAAGACGCCCGTCGGCGCCATGAGCCTGCTGGTGGAGGCGCTGGCCGAGGCGAAGGGCGACCCGGAGGCGGTCGAGCATTTCAGCGAGAGCCTGACGCGCGAGGCCAAGCGGTTGTCGATGATGATCACCGAGCTGATCTCCCTGTCCAAGCTGCAGGGCGCCGAGGCGCTGCCGGACATGGAGCCGCTGCCGGTGGACGAGATCATCGACGCGGCGGTGCGCCGGACCAAGATCCTGGCGGATCAGGCGGGCATCACCGTCGGCACCGACTGCGAGGACGGGCTGATGGTCATGGGCGACCGGTCGCTCCTGATCACCGCGGTGTCGAACCTGATCACCAACGCCGTGAATTACTCGCCCGAGCAGACGCCGGTGAGCGTGTCGGTGAAGCTGACCGACGGCGACACCGTCGCCATCCGCGTCACCGACCGTGGCATCGGCATTTCGCTGGCGGACCAGGAGCGCATCTTCGAGCGGTTCTTCCGCGTCGACAAGGCCCGCTCGCGGTCGACGGGGGGAACCGGGTTGGGGCTGGCGATCGTCAAACACGTCGTCGCGAACCACAAGGGTGCCATTAAGATCTGGAGCAGGCCCGGCACGGGGTCGACCTTCACACTCGAACTGCCGGCCCTGAAAAAGGAAGGATGA
- a CDS encoding response regulator transcription factor: MTSVLIVEDEAALAEPLAFLLRKEGFEVRLAGDGPTALAEFEANPIDIVLLDLMLPGMSGTEVCKNIRLRSNVPVIMVTARDSEIDKVVGLEIGADDYVTKPYSSRELIARIRAVLRRGGEPEFDDEELEEDVLRGGRVVMDVERHVVTVDEEPVSMPLKEFDLLEYLLRNSGRVLTRGQLIDRVWGADYVGDTKTLDVHIKRLRSKIEVNPSRPRHLVTVRGLGYKFEE, translated from the coding sequence GTGACCTCCGTTCTGATCGTCGAAGACGAAGCCGCCCTCGCCGAACCCCTGGCGTTCCTGTTGAGGAAGGAGGGCTTCGAGGTCCGGCTCGCGGGCGACGGCCCGACGGCGCTGGCCGAGTTCGAGGCGAACCCCATCGACATCGTCCTCCTGGACCTCATGCTGCCCGGCATGAGCGGCACGGAGGTGTGCAAGAACATCCGCCTGCGCTCCAACGTCCCGGTGATCATGGTGACCGCGCGCGACAGCGAGATCGACAAGGTCGTGGGCCTGGAGATCGGCGCCGACGACTACGTGACCAAGCCCTACAGTTCCCGCGAGCTCATCGCCCGCATCCGCGCGGTGCTGCGCCGCGGCGGCGAGCCGGAGTTCGACGACGAGGAGCTGGAGGAGGACGTCCTGCGCGGCGGGCGCGTGGTCATGGACGTCGAGCGGCACGTCGTCACCGTCGACGAAGAGCCGGTGTCCATGCCGCTGAAGGAATTCGACCTGCTGGAGTACCTGCTGCGCAACAGCGGCCGGGTGCTCACCCGCGGCCAGCTCATCGACCGCGTGTGGGGCGCCGATTACGTCGGCGACACCAAGACCCTCGACGTGCACATCAAGCGCCTGCGCTCGAAGATCGAGGTCAACCCGTCGCGCCCCCGCCATCTGGTCACGGTGCGCGGGCTGGGCTACAAGTTCGAGGAGTAG